A genomic window from Arthrobacter globiformis includes:
- a CDS encoding DUF6807 family protein yields MVGVHGYGARHLENLRRLGDRQLARLVAVADPRPPADGTLDSSVQVFGTLDELLAAGTAPDVVILATPIQTHAPLALAAIAAGADVYVEKPPMASLAQFEEVLAAAKESGRLVQVGFQSLGSDALPEVAELVESGALGRIRGIGATGAWLRSAGYFKRSRWAGRRSLDGTDVVDGVATNALAHAVATGLRIAGAAGVDEVGSVETDLYRAHNTESDDTSVIRVRTSAGRVLMCALTLCAAEQSPPSVTVFGTLGKAEFFYTEDRLVLETAQGTSTRTFGRTDLLENLLAARAAGKGTDDGGADNKGARLLSPLSAAGAYMTVLEAVRTAEPPREIPADNIVWEGEGDDAHPVVGGIEAALQRAVLSQSTFAELGLAWARPEPASPVLAVDGRPVAWLQNGSRITPTSSPRPYLHPVTTLAGTVVTDHLPADHVWHLGAGVAIQDVAGVNFWGGRTYTRRAGGYVWQDDHGHIEVTDSAESPGALDQSLHWIGPDGAAVLSEQRHWRYDAIGPSVWQLRLDFELAPAGQEPVVLGSPGSNGRENGGYGGFFWRLPPTSGARVRTASAEGEDAVHGSAAPWLAWSGVFRAAGKPGPGEEATLVFLASPQAPDPWFVRMSGYPGVGLSLAWHEPLLASRDNPVRRTVTVLVADGILSTTDIAQLTESLGETT; encoded by the coding sequence TTGGTGGGCGTGCACGGCTACGGTGCCCGGCACCTGGAGAATCTGCGCCGGCTGGGGGATCGTCAACTGGCCCGGCTTGTCGCCGTCGCCGATCCGCGTCCCCCGGCAGACGGGACGCTTGATTCCTCGGTTCAGGTCTTCGGCACGTTGGATGAACTGCTGGCCGCGGGCACTGCACCGGATGTCGTCATCCTCGCGACGCCCATCCAGACCCACGCTCCGCTGGCCCTGGCCGCGATCGCCGCCGGCGCCGACGTCTACGTGGAGAAGCCGCCCATGGCCTCCCTTGCCCAGTTTGAGGAGGTGCTGGCCGCGGCCAAGGAGTCGGGCCGGCTGGTCCAGGTCGGGTTCCAGAGCCTCGGCTCGGATGCGCTGCCGGAGGTCGCCGAACTGGTGGAATCCGGGGCACTCGGCCGCATCCGCGGAATCGGCGCCACCGGGGCGTGGCTGCGGAGCGCCGGGTACTTCAAGCGCTCACGGTGGGCCGGCCGGCGGAGCCTGGACGGCACCGACGTCGTGGACGGGGTGGCCACGAACGCCCTGGCCCATGCAGTTGCGACCGGGCTGCGGATCGCCGGCGCGGCCGGCGTGGATGAAGTCGGGTCGGTGGAAACAGACCTGTACCGGGCCCACAATACGGAGAGCGACGACACATCAGTTATCCGGGTCCGCACGTCGGCGGGACGGGTCCTCATGTGTGCCCTGACTCTGTGCGCGGCCGAACAGTCCCCGCCGTCCGTCACAGTCTTCGGCACCCTCGGCAAGGCGGAGTTCTTCTACACGGAAGACAGGCTGGTCCTGGAAACCGCCCAGGGCACCAGCACGCGGACGTTCGGACGGACGGACCTGCTGGAGAACCTCCTGGCCGCCCGGGCTGCCGGCAAAGGAACCGACGACGGCGGGGCGGACAATAAGGGGGCGCGGCTGCTCAGCCCGCTCTCCGCCGCCGGAGCCTATATGACCGTCCTCGAGGCGGTCCGCACTGCTGAGCCGCCACGGGAGATACCGGCGGACAACATCGTCTGGGAAGGCGAGGGCGACGACGCCCACCCCGTGGTTGGCGGCATCGAGGCAGCGCTGCAGCGGGCAGTTCTCTCGCAGTCCACGTTCGCCGAGCTCGGGCTGGCCTGGGCCAGGCCGGAACCGGCGAGCCCCGTTCTTGCTGTGGACGGCCGTCCTGTTGCCTGGCTGCAGAACGGAAGCCGCATCACGCCGACGTCGTCGCCCCGGCCCTACCTGCACCCTGTAACGACGCTCGCGGGCACGGTTGTCACGGACCACCTGCCTGCTGACCACGTCTGGCATCTGGGGGCCGGCGTCGCCATCCAGGACGTTGCCGGCGTGAACTTCTGGGGCGGGCGTACCTATACACGCCGGGCCGGTGGCTACGTCTGGCAGGACGACCATGGCCACATCGAAGTCACGGACTCGGCCGAGTCCCCCGGAGCCCTGGACCAGTCACTGCATTGGATCGGCCCCGACGGTGCGGCCGTCCTGTCAGAACAGCGGCACTGGCGGTATGACGCCATCGGCCCCTCCGTGTGGCAGCTGCGCCTCGACTTTGAACTCGCACCCGCGGGCCAGGAACCGGTGGTGCTCGGCAGCCCGGGCTCCAACGGCCGGGAAAACGGCGGCTACGGCGGCTTCTTCTGGCGGCTGCCACCCACCAGTGGCGCACGGGTCCGGACCGCCAGTGCCGAAGGCGAGGACGCCGTGCACGGGTCGGCTGCCCCTTGGCTGGCATGGAGCGGAGTGTTCAGGGCAGCTGGAAAGCCCGGGCCTGGCGAGGAGGCCACCCTGGTGTTCCTCGCCTCGCCGCAGGCCCCGGACCCGTGGTTCGTCCGGATGTCCGGCTACCCGGGGGTCGGGCTCTCGCTCGCCTGGCACGAGCCCCTCCTCGCAAGCCGGGACAACCCGGTCCGGCGCACCGTCACGGTACTGGTCGCCGACGGAATCCTGAGCACCACAGACATTGCACAACTCACCGAATCTTTGGGGGAAACCACATGA